One genomic window of uncultured Erythrobacter sp. includes the following:
- a CDS encoding error-prone DNA polymerase — translation MPDAPLTPDKRTLELDPDLIEAPERAPFVELGLVSCFSFLRGASDAVDLVMTARTLGYDAIGIADANSMAGVVRIHTEAATLKLRPVIGTRIETVEGLHFLAYPKDRAAYGHLCRLISSGRMQTLSGEWQEKGVCEINLAMLAEHAEDVQLILLPPEDLAARFTIWVPSNVVPFPIPSSSPRKRGPSDTKDQASLGSRFRGNDEIEASFPDILPHLIRQLPTLHHLAASHLYRGDDIARIDQLDALACDNGLTLLATNDVHYHTPERRPLQDVMTAIANKTTVAEAGHLLHANAERHLKSPQQMQRLFARWPHAIKAAREVADACQFSLDELRYEYPEEIYPDGMGPQEYLESETWKGADWRYPSGVPDYVRATLKKELVLIGKMDLARYFLTIKDIVDYARNEVEPPILCQGRGSAANSAVCFCLGITSVDPAKHSLLFDRFISEDRKEPPDIDVDFEHERREEVIQYIYAKYGRHRAGLTATVIHYRPRMAIREVGKVMGLSEDVTSALARTVWGGHGREIGETHVAETGLDISDPHLRRVLALTEQMIGMPRHLSQHVGGFILTEGALTETVPIGNGAMPERSFIEWDKDDIEALGILKVDVLALGMLTCIKKCLDLLEDHHDRALTLATVPREDPETYAMLRKGDSLGVFQVESRAQMNMLPRLRPREFYDLVIQVAIVRPGPIQGDMVHPYLKRRRGAEPVRIPAPSPQHGPPDELSSILERTLGVPIFQEQAMKIALDAAKFSSVEANRLRKAMATFRSRGMVHELEDMMVGRMVERGYDADFAQRCFNQIKGFGEYGFPESHAASFAHLVYVSSWLKCHFPAAFAAALLNSQPMGFYAPAQIVRDAREHGVEILPADVNQSQWDCTLEDICSAEAHPTATSEQARKSRKPLPHAGGAVELGEPQVSLSGAGWAEDEKGRLDKHIALRLGLRQVDGFPEHVAAQLISEREERGLYRDVAELRERAGLSPAHVERLASADCFTSLNLSRRQALWDARSLIAAPDLPLFKAAAERDEGAERAAIHLPQMPLSEEVVADYQTTRLSLKAHPMSFLRPQLGERGFVRACDLRTRKFRSMVKVAGVVLIRQRPGSAKGVCFITLEDETGVINLVVWPDLKEKQRKVVMGARLMEVRGRVEYDDEVIHVIAHHMTDATDQLYSLSDDMLNAPVARADHVTSPLTGRKTPPEKQGITPRDMIDELPNVTGHPRNHRIIPKSRDFH, via the coding sequence ATGCCCGACGCACCGCTCACCCCTGACAAACGCACGCTCGAGCTTGATCCCGACCTGATCGAAGCTCCCGAACGCGCGCCGTTCGTTGAGCTTGGACTGGTTAGCTGTTTCAGCTTTCTGCGCGGGGCCTCCGACGCGGTCGACCTTGTGATGACCGCACGCACTCTCGGCTATGATGCAATCGGGATTGCTGATGCGAACTCGATGGCGGGCGTGGTTCGCATCCACACGGAGGCGGCGACGCTCAAGCTGCGCCCGGTGATCGGCACGCGGATCGAAACGGTCGAGGGATTGCACTTCCTTGCCTATCCGAAAGACCGTGCTGCCTATGGTCACCTATGCCGGCTGATCAGCTCCGGACGGATGCAGACGCTTTCTGGTGAGTGGCAGGAGAAGGGTGTGTGCGAGATTAATCTCGCCATGCTCGCGGAGCATGCTGAAGATGTGCAACTGATCCTGCTCCCGCCGGAGGATTTGGCGGCGCGGTTTACGATCTGGGTGCCGAGCAATGTGGTGCCGTTTCCAATTCCTTCGTCATCCCCGCGAAAGCGGGGACCCAGTGATACTAAGGACCAAGCCAGCCTGGGTTCCCGCTTTCGCGGGAATGACGAGATAGAAGCGTCCTTCCCAGATATCCTGCCGCATCTCATCCGCCAACTTCCTACGTTGCACCACCTTGCCGCCAGCCACCTTTATCGCGGCGACGACATAGCTCGGATCGACCAGCTAGATGCACTCGCCTGCGACAACGGCCTGACACTGCTTGCGACCAACGATGTCCACTATCACACGCCTGAGCGTCGTCCGTTGCAGGATGTGATGACGGCGATTGCCAACAAGACCACCGTCGCCGAAGCCGGGCATCTGCTGCACGCCAATGCCGAGCGGCACCTCAAATCCCCGCAGCAAATGCAGCGCCTGTTCGCGCGTTGGCCGCATGCGATCAAGGCTGCGCGTGAGGTCGCCGATGCCTGCCAGTTCAGCCTCGACGAGCTGCGCTACGAATACCCGGAGGAGATTTACCCCGACGGGATGGGGCCGCAGGAGTATCTCGAAAGCGAGACCTGGAAAGGCGCCGACTGGCGCTATCCATCAGGCGTGCCGGATTATGTTCGCGCAACCTTGAAGAAGGAACTGGTGCTCATCGGCAAGATGGATCTTGCGCGCTATTTCCTGACCATCAAGGATATCGTCGATTACGCCCGCAACGAGGTCGAGCCGCCGATCCTGTGCCAGGGGCGGGGCAGTGCGGCCAATTCGGCGGTCTGTTTCTGCCTTGGCATCACTTCGGTCGATCCGGCCAAACACTCGCTGCTATTCGACCGCTTCATATCGGAGGATCGCAAAGAGCCGCCCGATATCGACGTCGATTTCGAGCATGAGCGGCGCGAGGAGGTGATCCAGTACATCTATGCCAAATATGGCCGCCATCGCGCCGGTCTGACCGCGACCGTCATCCACTACCGCCCACGCATGGCGATCCGCGAAGTGGGGAAGGTGATGGGTCTCAGCGAAGATGTGACCTCGGCATTGGCGCGCACTGTATGGGGCGGTCATGGCCGTGAAATCGGTGAGACGCATGTGGCCGAAACCGGCCTCGACATCAGCGACCCGCACCTCAGGCGGGTGCTCGCACTGACCGAGCAGATGATCGGCATGCCGCGCCATCTCAGCCAGCATGTCGGCGGGTTCATCCTCACCGAAGGCGCGCTGACCGAGACTGTGCCGATTGGCAATGGCGCGATGCCCGAGCGCAGCTTTATCGAGTGGGACAAGGATGACATCGAAGCGCTTGGCATTCTGAAAGTCGATGTGCTGGCGCTGGGGATGCTCACCTGCATCAAGAAGTGCCTCGATCTGCTGGAAGATCATCACGACCGGGCCCTGACTTTGGCGACAGTCCCGCGCGAGGATCCCGAGACCTACGCGATGCTGCGCAAGGGGGATTCGCTCGGCGTGTTCCAGGTCGAAAGCCGTGCGCAGATGAACATGCTCCCGCGACTGCGCCCGCGCGAATTCTACGATCTCGTGATTCAGGTCGCGATTGTGCGGCCTGGGCCGATCCAGGGTGATATGGTGCATCCCTATCTCAAGCGCCGCCGGGGCGCAGAGCCAGTGCGCATTCCTGCGCCATCGCCGCAGCACGGTCCTCCGGATGAACTTTCCAGTATTCTTGAGCGGACACTCGGCGTTCCCATCTTTCAGGAACAGGCGATGAAGATTGCGCTTGATGCCGCCAAGTTCAGCTCGGTTGAGGCGAACCGATTGCGCAAGGCGATGGCGACGTTTCGCAGCCGTGGCATGGTCCACGAACTCGAAGACATGATGGTCGGACGGATGGTGGAGCGCGGCTATGATGCCGACTTCGCGCAAAGATGCTTCAACCAGATCAAGGGGTTTGGCGAATACGGCTTTCCGGAAAGCCACGCAGCTTCGTTTGCCCATCTGGTCTATGTATCGAGCTGGCTGAAATGCCATTTTCCTGCGGCGTTTGCGGCGGCGCTGCTCAATTCACAGCCGATGGGGTTCTATGCGCCGGCGCAGATCGTGCGCGATGCACGTGAGCACGGGGTGGAGATATTGCCCGCCGATGTGAACCAGTCGCAGTGGGACTGTACGTTGGAGGATATTTGTTCGGCAGAAGCTCACCCCACTGCGACTAGCGAGCAAGCTCGCAAGTCTCGTAAACCCCTCCCGCATGCGGGAGGGGCAGTGGAGCTTGGCGAACCGCAGGTGAGCCTTAGCGGAGCGGGGTGGGCAGAAGACGAAAAGGGGAGGTTGGACAAACATATCGCCCTGCGCCTCGGCCTACGCCAAGTCGATGGCTTCCCCGAACACGTCGCGGCGCAGTTGATCTCTGAGCGTGAAGAACGCGGCCTCTATCGAGACGTGGCTGAACTTCGCGAGCGTGCGGGGCTTTCGCCAGCGCATGTCGAGCGGCTTGCCAGTGCGGATTGCTTCACATCCCTGAATCTCTCGCGCAGGCAGGCGCTGTGGGATGCGCGCAGTCTGATTGCTGCGCCCGATTTGCCATTGTTCAAGGCGGCTGCCGAGCGTGACGAGGGGGCGGAGCGCGCCGCCATTCACCTGCCGCAAATGCCGCTCTCCGAAGAAGTGGTTGCCGATTATCAGACCACGCGATTGAGCCTCAAAGCGCATCCCATGTCGTTCCTTCGTCCGCAGCTGGGCGAGCGCGGGTTCGTGCGCGCCTGTGATCTGCGGACCCGCAAGTTTCGCTCCATGGTCAAGGTCGCGGGCGTGGTGCTGATCCGTCAGCGTCCGGGCAGCGCGAAGGGGGTGTGTTTCATCACGCTCGAAGATGAGACCGGAGTGATCAACCTCGTTGTCTGGCCCGACCTCAAGGAGAAGCAGCGCAAGGTCGTGATGGGAGCGCGGTTGATGGAGGTGCGCGGGCGGGTCGAATATGATGACGAGGTGATCCACGTCATCGCGCACCATATGACCGACGCGACTGATCAGCTTTACTCACTGTCGGATGATATGCTGAACGCACCAGTGGCGCGGGCTGATCATGTGACGTCGCCGCTGACGGGGCGCAAGACGCCGCCTGAAAAGCAGGGGATCACGCCGCGCGACATGATCGACGAACTGCCCAACGTGACCGGACACCCGCGCAATCATCGCATCATTCCGAAATCGCGCGACTTCCATTAG
- a CDS encoding extensin family protein produces MGRKSKAWRINRKVGKFRAERRILLILILAAVAFAGWVWLKDHPEHNPYAPLDLRHPVGWATAQKLTALRDDLPTCRAVLERSNVAFAALPATGEGPCARPDRTQLSAYPLAPDTPAVTCTVAAALEMWRSKTVTPAAQEILGSDIARIEHLGAFNCRRMRGNNSSAWSQHATANAIDIAAFVLEDGRRISVLGDWEGDDDEARFLRRVRDGSCGVFSTVLSPDYNAAHADHFHFDQTARWSSVCR; encoded by the coding sequence ATGGGTCGAAAATCAAAGGCATGGCGGATCAATCGCAAGGTCGGAAAGTTCCGTGCCGAGCGGCGGATACTGCTCATACTCATTTTGGCAGCGGTCGCTTTCGCCGGTTGGGTTTGGCTGAAGGATCACCCCGAACACAATCCCTACGCGCCGCTTGATCTGCGGCATCCCGTCGGTTGGGCGACCGCGCAGAAATTGACAGCGCTGCGAGACGATTTGCCAACCTGCCGCGCTGTATTGGAGCGGAGCAATGTTGCCTTCGCAGCGCTGCCAGCAACCGGAGAAGGGCCGTGCGCGCGCCCTGACCGTACGCAGCTGAGCGCCTACCCGCTTGCCCCTGATACACCTGCCGTCACATGCACCGTTGCCGCTGCGCTTGAAATGTGGCGTTCAAAGACGGTGACGCCAGCAGCTCAAGAGATCCTTGGAAGTGACATCGCGAGGATCGAACATCTTGGAGCGTTCAATTGCCGCCGAATGCGTGGGAACAACTCCAGCGCGTGGAGTCAGCATGCCACAGCCAATGCAATCGACATCGCCGCCTTCGTGCTCGAAGACGGGCGGCGGATCAGTGTGCTTGGCGATTGGGAAGGCGATGACGATGAAGCGCGCTTCCTGCGCCGGGTTCGTGACGGCAGCTGCGGCGTGTTCTCGACGGTGCTTTCACCTGACTACAACGCCGCCCATGCCGACCATTTCCATTTCGATCAGACCGCTCGCTGGTCGAGCGTCTGCCGCTAA
- the phoB gene encoding phosphate regulon transcriptional regulator PhoB — protein sequence MSAAKLLLVEDDPALSELLEYRFQNEGYQVRCTGDGDDALILASEDVPDLIILDWMIEGTSGIEVCRRLRRDKETAHVPIIMLTAREAEDDRVRGLETGADDYLTKPFSPRELLARVAAVMRRIRPALAGETIEVGDIKLDPVAHKVQRRGRSLQLGPTEYRLLKFFMESPGRVFSRGQLLDGVWGTGSDIELRTVDVHIRRLRKAIGIDGAKDPIRTVRSAGYALEAT from the coding sequence ATGTCCGCTGCCAAATTGCTGCTTGTCGAAGACGATCCCGCGCTGTCGGAATTGCTGGAGTATCGCTTCCAGAACGAAGGCTATCAGGTCCGTTGCACCGGCGATGGCGACGATGCTCTGATCCTTGCGAGCGAGGATGTGCCCGATCTCATCATTCTCGACTGGATGATCGAAGGCACCAGTGGGATCGAGGTTTGCCGCCGCCTGCGCCGCGACAAGGAAACCGCGCACGTCCCGATTATCATGCTCACCGCGCGTGAGGCCGAGGATGACCGGGTTCGGGGCCTTGAGACGGGCGCCGATGACTACCTGACCAAGCCCTTTAGCCCGCGCGAATTGCTGGCCCGTGTCGCCGCCGTGATGCGCCGCATCCGCCCTGCCCTTGCCGGTGAGACCATCGAAGTTGGCGATATCAAGCTCGACCCTGTGGCACACAAGGTTCAGCGGCGCGGCCGTTCTCTACAGCTCGGCCCGACCGAATACCGGTTGCTTAAGTTCTTCATGGAGAGCCCAGGCCGGGTGTTCAGCCGGGGGCAATTGCTCGATGGCGTGTGGGGCACCGGGTCGGACATCGAACTGCGCACTGTTGACGTCCATATCCGCCGCTTGCGCAAAGCAATCGGGATCGACGGCGCTAAGGATCCGATCCGCACGGTTCGCTCGGCAGGTTACGCGCTCGAAGCCACCTAG
- the phoU gene encoding phosphate signaling complex protein PhoU encodes MPDHTVKAFDEDITRLRGLIAEMGGLAEVAIQEALEAMVRGDEELGDSVVARDKKIDALETEVDKLAVRIIALRAPMADDLREVIAALKIAGVVERIGDYSKNIAKRVGMIEGRDRFEPLTLLPAMGELASEMVHDVLTAYAARDPDLAREVISTDAKVDAFYNSIFRNLVSHMVENPATISSAAQLLFVARNLERIGDHATNVAEMVHFAATGTYPPEEDR; translated from the coding sequence ATGCCTGACCATACAGTCAAAGCTTTCGACGAAGACATCACCCGACTTCGCGGCCTGATCGCGGAGATGGGCGGTCTCGCGGAAGTCGCGATCCAGGAAGCGCTGGAAGCGATGGTTCGCGGCGATGAGGAGCTCGGGGACAGCGTCGTCGCTCGCGACAAGAAGATCGATGCGCTGGAAACCGAAGTCGACAAACTTGCCGTGCGGATCATCGCCCTGCGTGCGCCGATGGCCGACGATCTGCGCGAAGTGATCGCTGCGCTCAAAATCGCGGGCGTGGTTGAGAGAATTGGCGACTATTCCAAGAATATCGCCAAGCGCGTGGGGATGATCGAAGGGCGTGACCGGTTCGAACCGCTCACTCTGCTGCCCGCGATGGGCGAACTCGCGAGTGAAATGGTGCATGACGTGCTGACGGCATACGCGGCGCGCGACCCCGATCTGGCACGCGAAGTCATCAGCACCGATGCAAAAGTTGATGCTTTCTATAACAGCATATTCCGCAACCTCGTCAGTCATATGGTCGAAAACCCTGCGACGATTTCGAGTGCTGCACAGCTCTTGTTCGTTGCCCGCAACCTCGAGCGGATCGGCGATCACGCAACAAACGTCGCCGAGATGGTCCACTTCGCGGCAACCGGAACTTACCCTCCGGAGGAGGATCGCTAA
- the pstB gene encoding phosphate ABC transporter ATP-binding protein PstB, whose amino-acid sequence MRARDVSVYYGDKKAIDDVSIDISSDYVTAFIGPSGCGKSTFLRCFNRMNDTIPSANVTGLIELEGEDIHGSAMDVVQLRARVGMVFQKPNPFPKSIYENVAYGPKIHGLAEKKPDLDAIVEKSLSRAGLWDEVKDRLEDSGTALSGGQQQRLCIARAIAVDPEVILMDEPASALDPIATAKIEELIDELSGRYAIVIVTHSMQQAARVSQRTAFFHLGKIVEYGRTSDIFTNPIEERTKDYITGRYG is encoded by the coding sequence ATGAGGGCGCGCGATGTTTCGGTCTATTATGGTGACAAGAAAGCCATCGATGATGTGTCCATCGACATTTCGTCAGACTATGTGACGGCCTTCATCGGCCCGTCTGGCTGTGGCAAGTCGACCTTCCTGCGCTGTTTCAACCGCATGAACGACACGATCCCGTCAGCCAATGTGACCGGCCTGATCGAATTGGAAGGCGAAGACATTCACGGCAGCGCGATGGACGTTGTCCAGTTGCGCGCCCGGGTCGGCATGGTGTTTCAAAAGCCGAACCCGTTTCCGAAATCGATCTACGAAAACGTCGCCTACGGACCCAAAATTCACGGGCTCGCAGAGAAGAAACCCGATCTGGATGCGATTGTCGAAAAGTCGCTCAGCCGCGCGGGCCTCTGGGACGAAGTGAAAGATCGGCTTGAAGATTCGGGAACGGCCCTGTCCGGCGGTCAGCAACAGCGCCTCTGCATCGCCCGCGCCATCGCGGTCGATCCCGAAGTCATCCTGATGGACGAGCCAGCCTCGGCGCTTGATCCGATTGCAACTGCCAAGATCGAAGAACTGATCGACGAGCTTTCCGGCCGCTATGCGATCGTCATCGTCACCCACTCCATGCAGCAGGCTGCCCGTGTCAGCCAGCGCACTGCCTTTTTCCACCTCGGCAAGATCGTGGAATACGGAAGGACATCCGACATCTTCACCAACCCGATCGAAGAGCGAACCAAAGACTACATCACCGGGCGGTACGGCTGA
- the pstA gene encoding phosphate ABC transporter permease PstA, with the protein MTDIVAPNAGTPSTEASKTVRPTRTDEFAKRLKKRYRAERNFKLMGQAAIVFSVAVLIFLLGNMTINGIGGFQRAELTVPIDFPESGITGDEISLTAPSAIQTLELQGMPQIVASFAEEALGEEGAAELSDDAWRDVAAALTSDPSLLYRSETLYLPASSDLAAGLAGEGSPEIQALAKRLESEGKLAENWDMGFMSRSDATSPQQVGIWGALKGSILTMLVTLALAFPVGVLAALYLEEYAPKNRWTDLIEVSINNLAAVPSIIFGLLGLSVFLAIFPNYRSAPLIGGLTLALMTMPVIVISGRNAIKAVPPSIRDGALAVGASPVQVVFHHVLPLAMPGMLTGTIIGMARALGETAPLLMIGMRAFVATPPDGFTSPATVLPVQIFLWSDEIDRGFVERTSAAIIVLLLFLLLMNGLAIYLRNKFEKTW; encoded by the coding sequence ATGACTGATATCGTAGCCCCCAACGCCGGCACCCCGTCCACCGAGGCATCCAAGACCGTGCGTCCGACGCGTACTGATGAGTTCGCGAAGCGTCTCAAGAAGCGCTACCGCGCCGAGCGCAATTTCAAGCTGATGGGTCAGGCTGCGATCGTATTCTCGGTCGCGGTGCTGATCTTCCTGCTTGGTAACATGACGATCAACGGCATCGGCGGATTTCAGCGCGCCGAATTAACAGTGCCGATCGATTTCCCCGAGAGCGGCATCACGGGCGATGAAATCTCTCTGACCGCACCCAGCGCGATCCAGACGCTCGAATTGCAAGGCATGCCGCAAATCGTTGCATCCTTCGCCGAGGAAGCGCTCGGCGAAGAGGGGGCAGCGGAATTGAGCGACGATGCCTGGCGCGATGTTGCCGCGGCGCTCACTTCAGACCCCTCTTTGCTGTACCGATCCGAAACCCTTTACCTCCCTGCATCCTCCGACTTGGCAGCTGGGCTCGCGGGCGAAGGGTCTCCCGAGATTCAGGCGCTGGCAAAGCGCCTGGAGAGCGAAGGTAAGCTGGCAGAGAATTGGGATATGGGATTCATGTCGCGTTCGGACGCGACCAGCCCGCAGCAGGTCGGCATTTGGGGCGCGCTCAAGGGCTCGATCCTGACCATGCTAGTCACGCTCGCCCTCGCCTTTCCTGTCGGCGTTCTGGCAGCCCTTTATCTGGAAGAATACGCGCCGAAGAACCGGTGGACCGACCTGATCGAGGTTTCGATCAACAATCTCGCCGCGGTTCCATCGATCATCTTCGGTCTGCTTGGCCTATCGGTCTTCCTCGCGATCTTTCCAAACTACCGCTCTGCTCCGCTTATCGGCGGCCTCACGCTGGCGCTTATGACGATGCCGGTAATCGTCATCTCCGGTCGCAACGCGATCAAAGCGGTTCCGCCATCTATCCGCGATGGAGCCCTCGCTGTCGGTGCTTCGCCAGTGCAGGTCGTGTTCCACCATGTTCTTCCGCTGGCCATGCCCGGCATGCTGACTGGCACGATCATCGGGATGGCCCGCGCCTTGGGCGAAACCGCTCCTCTGCTGATGATCGGGATGCGCGCATTCGTAGCGACACCGCCTGATGGATTCACCTCGCCCGCAACGGTCCTTCCGGTCCAAATCTTCCTTTGGTCGGACGAAATCGACCGCGGCTTCGTTGAGCGCACCAGCGCCGCGATTATCGTGCTATTGCTGTTCCTGCTCCTGATGAACGGCCTCGCAATTTACCTCCGAAACAAATTCGAGAAGACCTGGTGA
- the pstC gene encoding phosphate ABC transporter permease subunit PstC, which translates to MSPITLILIAIGLGLAGWLAGRAKAWSFQKGNPEVRPVARPTYHAWYVAFWVVLPVLAFLTVWSFIAPQLVTQSVLASPGAEGLPTFGFERDAWLSEARAVASGNAPGVFNEGAEPLIEPYREALSRYSMIGLVLTLLIAFGGGAFAFLRVRPDFRARTKVERTVMVVLLLASLVAILTTFGIFASLVFETIRFFGMVSPVDFLFGTFWGPDPMSSADNPDGSRYGAIPLFWGTIFIGAIIAMIVAIPLGLMSAIYLTQYADPKLRAWIKPALEILAGVPTVVYGYFAALTVAPAIRDAAVAIGLTNASTESALAAGIVMGVMIIPFVSSMADDSIAAVPSAMRDGSLAMGATKSETIRRVLFPAALPGIVAGIMLAVSRAIGETMIVVMAASTAANLSANPLERMTTVTVQIVKMLTGEGSFDHPATLSAFALGFVLFLVTLALNFVALRVVKRFREAYD; encoded by the coding sequence ATGTCGCCGATTACGCTTATCCTGATTGCTATCGGGCTTGGCCTTGCTGGTTGGCTGGCCGGACGAGCAAAAGCCTGGAGTTTCCAAAAGGGCAATCCCGAAGTGCGCCCGGTTGCGCGCCCGACGTATCATGCATGGTATGTCGCGTTCTGGGTTGTCCTTCCGGTTCTCGCATTCCTGACGGTCTGGTCCTTCATCGCCCCGCAATTGGTCACGCAGAGCGTTCTGGCCTCACCGGGCGCAGAGGGTTTGCCAACGTTCGGCTTCGAACGCGACGCATGGCTTTCCGAAGCCCGCGCGGTGGCGAGCGGTAATGCGCCGGGCGTGTTCAACGAAGGGGCGGAGCCGCTGATTGAGCCCTATCGCGAGGCCCTCAGCCGTTACAGCATGATCGGATTGGTCTTGACGCTGCTGATCGCATTTGGCGGGGGCGCCTTTGCTTTCCTGCGCGTTCGTCCAGACTTCCGCGCGCGCACTAAGGTTGAGCGCACCGTCATGGTGGTGCTGCTGCTGGCTTCGCTCGTCGCGATCCTGACTACGTTCGGCATTTTCGCCAGCCTCGTGTTCGAGACCATCCGGTTCTTCGGAATGGTCTCGCCGGTAGATTTCCTGTTTGGAACGTTCTGGGGCCCCGACCCAATGAGCAGCGCGGATAATCCCGACGGTTCACGCTACGGCGCGATCCCGCTCTTCTGGGGTACGATCTTTATCGGCGCGATCATTGCCATGATTGTGGCCATTCCCCTGGGGTTGATGAGCGCGATCTACCTGACGCAATACGCCGATCCAAAGCTGCGCGCCTGGATCAAACCGGCGCTGGAAATTCTCGCTGGTGTGCCGACGGTCGTCTACGGCTATTTCGCGGCGCTGACTGTGGCCCCGGCCATTCGAGATGCTGCCGTCGCTATTGGGTTGACCAATGCTTCGACGGAGAGCGCTCTGGCAGCGGGTATCGTGATGGGGGTGATGATCATCCCGTTTGTATCTTCGATGGCCGACGATTCCATTGCTGCAGTGCCCAGCGCCATGCGCGACGGCAGTCTGGCGATGGGGGCAACCAAATCCGAAACGATCCGGCGCGTGCTGTTTCCGGCCGCCCTTCCCGGCATCGTCGCTGGCATCATGCTCGCCGTGAGCCGCGCTATTGGCGAGACCATGATCGTCGTCATGGCCGCCTCCACGGCCGCCAATCTCAGCGCCAATCCGCTCGAACGGATGACCACCGTGACAGTGCAAATCGTGAAGATGCTCACCGGCGAAGGCAGCTTCGATCACCCCGCCACGCTCAGCGCGTTCGCGCTTGGGTTTGTGCTGTTCCTCGTCACCCTTGCGCTCAACTTCGTCGCGCTGCGCGTCGTCAAACGGTTCAGAGAGGCATATGACTGA
- a CDS encoding ATP-binding protein — MRQTIPLVGILLALVTFVALLLLGLDPIISLSVLIVWVGSLLLAAGRPPEPESVVVPQPIGVESMRRLIENSSTPLLVTERNKIAIANNAARRMLGQHVIGQDARVAFRQPEAITLINEGRNGRAIVRGLVRRQDIWQINRQTVDENIAVIELINQTAEADLSRAHTDFVANASHELRTPLAAIIGYVETLSESGDSLDSPTSQKFLGIIEREANRLQSLISDLMSLSRVEAEKHDLPSDVHDLGALAERAARDAAGSNRMDRLQFELIKPSQVQGDLQQLEQVVRNLVDNAMKYGATDGTVKVTIDHSRDAQARISVIDQGEGIAPENIPHLTRRFYRTDPGRSRASGGTGLGLAIVKHIVERHRGRLDITSELGKGTEVIVRIPQAEVENSRERVLGKDDQEAEPQALS, encoded by the coding sequence ATGAGGCAGACGATCCCACTTGTCGGCATATTGCTGGCCTTGGTGACCTTCGTCGCGCTGCTTTTGCTCGGCCTTGATCCAATCATTTCCCTGTCTGTCCTGATCGTCTGGGTCGGGTCTTTGCTTCTTGCTGCAGGTCGGCCTCCCGAACCCGAGAGTGTGGTTGTTCCTCAGCCCATCGGGGTCGAATCCATGCGGCGGTTGATCGAGAACTCCTCGACCCCGCTTCTGGTGACCGAGCGCAACAAGATCGCGATCGCAAACAATGCAGCGCGCAGAATGCTGGGCCAGCATGTGATCGGTCAGGACGCGCGCGTGGCCTTCCGCCAGCCCGAAGCGATCACTTTGATCAATGAAGGCCGCAACGGAAGGGCCATCGTGCGCGGCCTCGTGCGGCGGCAGGACATCTGGCAAATCAACCGGCAGACAGTCGACGAAAACATCGCTGTCATCGAGCTGATCAATCAAACGGCGGAAGCAGACTTGAGCCGCGCGCATACCGACTTTGTTGCCAATGCCAGTCACGAACTGCGCACGCCCCTCGCCGCAATCATCGGCTATGTCGAAACTCTGAGCGAAAGCGGAGACAGTCTCGATTCGCCGACCTCGCAGAAATTCCTCGGGATAATCGAGCGTGAGGCCAATCGACTGCAGAGCCTGATCAGCGATCTGATGAGCCTGTCGCGAGTTGAGGCCGAAAAGCATGATCTACCCAGCGACGTCCACGATCTCGGTGCGCTTGCAGAACGCGCAGCGCGCGATGCTGCCGGATCGAACCGGATGGACCGGCTTCAATTTGAACTGATCAAGCCATCGCAGGTGCAAGGCGACCTCCAGCAATTGGAGCAGGTCGTACGCAATCTTGTCGACAATGCGATGAAATACGGGGCGACAGACGGCACGGTGAAAGTAACGATCGATCATTCCCGCGACGCACAGGCGCGAATTTCCGTGATCGATCAGGGCGAAGGAATCGCACCAGAGAATATTCCTCACCTCACGCGGCGGTTCTATCGCACCGACCCCGGACGCAGCCGTGCCTCCGGAGGAACGGGTTTGGGACTTGCCATCGTAAAGCACATTGTGGAGCGTCACCGCGGGCGTTTGGACATCACCAGCGAGCTTGGCAAAGGCACCGAAGTGATCGTCCGAATTCCCCAGGCGGAAGTCGAAAATTCCCGAGAGCGCGTGCTTGGCAAAGACGATCAGGAAGCCGAACCTCAAGCTTTGTCTTAA